The Kluyveromyces marxianus DMKU3-1042 DNA, complete genome, chromosome 6 genome window below encodes:
- the TDA10 gene encoding putative ATP-dependent kinase produces the protein MSVFEECLKFVKESLEKRKETAEKGPLLVIVSGPQGSGKSYTSALLGKALESEGLRSTVLSIDDFYLTHADQLALQAKFPQNKLIQGRGLPGTHDLPLLKKVMETIVSNHTGSVEVPVYDKSKFNGQGDRAGTREVALPLDCVIMEGWFLGFGSGQTASTDHMNPELTQVDQWLKEYASLLWESPHHPKVMIKFATDDIKNVYKWRLQQEHQLVKQQGQGMSDEEVIKFVDRYMPCYELYYSSFCDVSHSEKGTLIIHIDESRQVQGIDNKMQQQ, from the coding sequence ATGAGTGTTTTCGAAGAGTGCTTGAAGTTTGTTAAGGAATCCTTGgaaaagaggaaagaaaCGGCGGAGAAGGGACCCTTATTGGTGATAGTATCGGGACCTCAGGGCTCTGGTAAGTCATACACTAGCGCTTTGCTAGGTAAAGCGTTGGAAAGTGAAGGTTTGCGTAGCACTGTCCTATCTATTGACGATTTCTACCTCACGCATGCGGACCAGCTGGCATTGCAGGCGAAGTTCCCGCAGAATAAGCTTATTCAAGGCCGGGGTTTGCCTGGGACACACGACTTGccattgttgaagaaagtgaTGGAAACGATTGTGTCGAACCATACAGGAAGTGTGGAAGTACCCGTGTATGACAAATCGAAGTTTAACGGACAGGGCGATCGGGCAGGAACCCGCGAAGTAGCGTTACCCTTGGATTGCGTGATTATGGAAGGCTGGTTCTTAGGATTCGGGTCAGGACAAACCGCTTCTACAGATCACATGAACCCAGAACTGACCCAGGTTGACCAATGGCTCAAAGAATACGCTTCCCTTTTGTGGGAGTCGCCCCATCACCCCAAGGTGATGATCAAATTTGCAACGGACGATATCAAAAACGTGTACAAATGGAGGCTACAACAGGAGCACCAGCTCGTGAAACAGCAGGGCCAAGGCATGAGCGATGAGGAAGTAATTAAGTTTGTGGATCGGTACATGCCGTGCTATGAGCTGTATTACTCTAGTTTTTGCGATGTTTCGCACAGCGAAAAAGGCACACTCATCATCCACATCGACGAGAGCCGCCAAGTCCAGGGCATCGACAACAAgatgcagcagcagtag
- the LSM8 gene encoding U4/U6-U5 snRNP complex subunit LSM8, with protein sequence MSSLLKEYLDQRVMVVTVDGETHYGELTGFDKQGNLVILDDKKNILVIRSSEVVLCGQVEVGQQLPNTNDVVRLPRCKAKLSVQQEVEIWAKRWAK encoded by the coding sequence ATGAGCAGTCTATTGAAGGAATATTTGGACCAACGTGTGATGGTGGTCACTGTGGATGGGGAAACACACTATGGAGAGCTTACAGGGTTCGACAAGCAGGGAAACCTGGTGATATTGGatgacaagaagaatattctGGTGATACGAAGCAGCGAGGTGGTTCTTTGTGGGCAGGTGGAAGTGGGCCAACAATTGCCCAATACAAATGACGTCGTGAGATTGCCCCGGTGCAAGGCGAAATTGAGCGTACAACAAGAGGTTGAAATATGGGCCAAAAGATGGGCCAAGTGa
- the CIR1 gene encoding Cir1p — MNKLRILVPVKRVVDHAIRPRVNKQLTNIETKNLKFSINPFDDIAVEESVKLKESHPDLVEQVHAVSIGPLKAQDVLRTALAKGCDSSTLVEHTSTELEPLVISKVLHKLVQQKNANLVVLGKQAIDDDCNNTGQMLAGLLNWPQATNACKVELLDNGESVRVTKEIDGGEEVVVAKLPMVITTDLRLNTPRYATLPNLMKAKKKPLEKLKLAKDFEGIDLTPQLKLVKVEEPPVKSPGIQLSSVDELVAKLKEDKLV; from the coding sequence ATGAACAAACTTAGAATCCTTGTCCCAGTCAAGCGTGTGGTCGACCACGCCATCAGACCCCGTGTCAACAAGCAGCTCACAAACATCGAAACCAAGAACCTCAAATTCTCGATCAACCCTTTCGATGATATAgctgttgaagaatctgTCAAGTTGAAAGAATCGCACCCGGATCTTGTCGAACAAGTCCATGCCGTCAGTATCGGCCCATTGAAGGCTCAAGACGTGTTGAGAACCGCATTGGCTAAGGGCTGCGACTCCTCTACCCTTGTCGAACACACCTCCACCGAATTGGAGCCCTTGGTCATCAGCAAAGTCTTGCACAAATTGGTCCAGCAAAAGAACGCTAACTTGGTCGTGCTCGGGAAGCAGGCTATCGATGACGACTGCAACAACACCGGCCAGATGCTAGCAGGTCTCCTAAACTGGCCCCAGGCCACCAATGCCTGCAAGGTCGAGCTGCTAGACAACGGTGAAAGCGTCAGAGTCACCAAGGAAATCGATGGTGGTGAAGAAGTCGTCGTCGCAAAACTCCCCATGGTCATCACCACGGACTTGCGTTTGAACACCCCACGTTACGCTACGCTCCCTAACTTAATGAAGGCTAAGAAGAAGCCATTGGAGAAGTTGAAGCTCGCTAAGGACTTCGAGGGCATCGACCTAACCCCACAGTTGAAGCTCGTCAAGGTCGAGGAACCTCCAGTCAAGAGCCCCGGTATCCAGCTCTCCTCTGTCGACGAATTGGTCGCAAAACTAAAGGAAGACAAACTTGTGTAG
- the TES1 gene encoding palmitoyl-CoA hydrolase yields MNSSTKLHALLKLERLNGAPSRFRTISKPKAPPGAKGTFGGILVSQSLLASMQTVPIAFRPSSLHSYFLIGGNPNHHIEYDVESLRAGKNFIHKQVKAYQFNKLIFISTILFYRKPKPDKLHALNKLGKLQELPPFDKFYPSTQLFEKDVLSNGNLPKFKRISSVFQGSDEETEKVRERFEAGSVDYRFPNNFFVNQTDSDQLDYYLRVREDIGEEELEQDENEVSDVSENDARFNYIAFAYLSDSYVLLSLPYFHKLPLYSHKFSVSLDHTIYFHQLPRVSKWMFAQLFNPRSYHDKHLILGHYYDRESKSLVATITQEGLVAYQEKDVIMSKFHGDSKL; encoded by the coding sequence ATGAACTCCTCTACCAAGCTTCATGCCCTATTGAAACTAGAACGTTTGAATGGAGCACCATCACGATTTCGGACCATCAGTAAACCTAAAGCTCCACCAGGAGCTAAGGGTACATTTGGCGGTATTTTGGTGTCTCAATCGTTGCTAGCGTCCATGCAAACGGTACCAATAGCATTCAGGCCCAGTTCCCTGCATTCATACTTCCTTATTGGAGGAAACCCAAACCACCACATCGAGTACGACGTTGAGTCTCTTCGCGCTGGTAAAAATTTCATCCACAAACAAGTCAAGGCGTACCAATTTAACAAGTTGATCTTCATCTCTACGATATTGTTCTATCggaaaccaaaaccagaTAAATTGCATGCATTGAACAAGTTGGGGAAGCTTCAAGAGTTACCACCGTTCGACAAATTCTATCCATCCACCCAACTATTCGAAAAAGATGTGCTAAGTAATGGGAACCTACCCAAATTTAAGCGCATCTCTAGCGTGTTCCAAGGatctgatgaagaaacagaaaaggTTAGGGAACGTTTCGAAGCTGGGAGTGTGGACTACCGCTTCCCAAATAACTTCTTTGTCAATCAGACGGATTCTGACCAATTAGATTATTATTTAAGGGTTCGCGAAGATATtggggaagaagaactagaaCAAGACGAAAATGAAGTATCTGACGTGTCTGAAAATGACGCTAGATTCAACTATATCGCATTTGCATACCTATCTGACTCCTATGTCTTGCTCTCTTTGCCTTACTTCCACAAACTTCCATTGTATTCCCACAAATTCAGTGTCTCTCTCGACCACACGATATACTTTCACCAATTGCCACGCGTTAGCAAATGGATGTTTGCTCAACTCTTTAATCCACGTTCGTATCACGACAAACACTTGATCTTGGGCCATTACTATGATAGAGAGTCTAAGAGCCTAGTGGCAACTATCACGCAGGAAGGCTTAGTGGCATACCAGGAAAAGGATGTGATTATGAGTAAGTTCCATGGCGATTCCAAGCTATAA
- the SER2 gene encoding phosphoserine phosphatase produces MKIVVTAISHQQGGLTEAKASELAKLIGDVNGTKWLCEGKACDLYVVADDIAVLKQKVAAQVEPQFPGIDLIVQADNEFRKQKGLFVFDMDSTLIYQEVIEMIAAYANVEAEVKKITDRAMNNELDFSQSLCERVKLLKGIETEHLYEEIKPRLQVTKGVPELSRALKRAGCKLAVLSGGFIPFAKYIQEKLDFDYALANTLGVEQGPTGKTQLNGTTLGDIVDGQRKADTLVSLAQEYGVPIEATVMVGDGGNDLKAMEAAGFGIAWNAKPKVQEQAPCKLNSDTMVDVLYILGYTHQEIEQLVKL; encoded by the coding sequence ATGAAGATTGTTGTTACAGCTATATCCCATCAACAAGGCGGGCTTACTGAAGCCAAGGCCAGCGAATTGGCTAAGCTAATCGGTGACGTAAACGGCACGAAATGGCTCTGTGAGGGCAAGGCATGCGACTTGTACGTTGTAGCAGACGATATTGCCGTGTTGAAACAGAAGGTAGCAGCACAGGTTGAGCCCCAATTCCCAGGAATAGACCTCATTGTGCAAGCCGATAACGAGTTTCGGAAACAAAAAGGCCTATTTGTGTTCGACATGGACTCCACGTTGATCTACCAGGAGGTGATTGAGATGATCGCAGCGTATGCTAACGTGGAAGCCGAGGTCAAGAAGATCACTGACCGCGCGATGAACAACGAGCTAGACTTCTCACAATCGTTGTGCGAGCGCGTGAAGCTGTTGAAGGGCATCGAGACGGAACACTTGTACGAAGAGATCAAGCCACGGTTACAGGTGACCAAAGGCGTTCCGGAGCTATCGCGTGCGTTGAAAAGAGCCGGATGCAAGCTAGCCGTGTTGAGCGGTGGGTTCATTCCGTTTGCCAAGTACATACAGGAGAAGTTGGACTTCGACTATGCGTTGGCCAACACTTTGGGCGTGGAACAGGGCCCCACAGGGAAGACGCAATTGAACGGCACGACTTTGGGAGACATTGTGGACGGCCAGCGCAAGGCTGACACTCTAGTCAGTTTGGCACAGGAGTACGGCGTGCCCATTGAGGCCACTGTGATGGTGGGCGACGGTGGTAACGATTTGAAAGCGATGGAGGCAGCCGGGTTCGGGATTGCCTGGAACGCGAAGCCCAAGGTCCAGGAGCAAGCCCCATGCAAGCTCAACAGCGACACCATGGTCGACGTGCTCTACATCCTGGGCTACACCCACCAAGAGATAGAACAGCTGGTGAAGCTGTAG
- the STU2 gene encoding Stu2p, which translates to MEADDSASFLTLSLEERISHKLWKARQHAYNELETMFGQASVGRASDPAIAKYYKRPELFESYITDSNVVAQESAVKALLSFLKYMAEVPGIVDMCGPGELVSTWVPALVEKGCTASKAGTKEASMACILLVVSFDKNICNCITVLEPMWSKKLPKLLTAALSVCASTIEQYGFVNASQQEKMQVLQSLVQVLPKLCSHADKNVRNESMKVILQLYTWFDKPVLQDLLLAKLKPIQQKDLDKMFQSYEGSIPPASTPSLFVWAAPVVAVGQQEENELTSDNHAHHGVDSDGDTMMMGNNVAIDPYEMYPVQTILDKLPNGFYSNLSSAKWKDRVEALEEFYEKSLANGKCKKLSARDEDYSELVRKYCSIITSDANLQAVQLATSSIDVLVSALRSDFNPFALDTLNALLTRSKEKKANVADVIFSTLLNLSNYYKLEMCLDSILTHMKTTKVPQVKIVTCKFLFELLTSWRPTEQLYKTMVFASLSEILSSLQPIVNDNQQATRNEAFKCVAALIKIFGERELATYLEKLDNLKRKKILELVDGIEVKASASSSAQQGGLKPAALVPQTRSKTVPSTNSNSNSNSNSTIPSKRLATSPLKPRAASSVGRSATVGAAASATKSSRLTSRSLATPQLPRLDSQPRSNASVVQQQQQQPEPFPSASSSSSSSSAAFQSSMSTRMSHLNDEVNKLRQERQDWLKERNELLSNLNNSKLQISKLSKQLNDAEIAVSSLQRQLQDSKVELNDKDIKIRELEARLSHGVISNGNAAAATAAAASPLSASSSASINRGRLTSTTLSPLRSSTKAFNSTNTITTNTNTTTTTPPHRMRSPSESSDDLPRRVTSLNLNNHLMQEESWKRAAEVTNQLKARIERMRAKSRSGFKDAPPPA; encoded by the coding sequence ATGGAAGCAGACGATTCGGCGTCCTTTTTGACGCTGTCACTAGAAGAGCGTATATCGCACAAGCTTTGGAAGGCTAGACAGCATGCTTACAACGAGCTAGAGACGATGTTTGGGCAGGCATCGGTTGGGAGAGCGAGCGATCCAGCAATTGCAAAGTATTACAAACGTCCTGAGCTGTTTGAGTCGTACATTACGGACTCCAATGTGGTCGCGCAGGAATCGGCGGTAAAAGCGTTGCTGAGTTTTCTCAAATATATGGCAGAAGTACCGGGAATTGTGGACATGTGTGGGCCCGGGGAGCTTGTATCGACGTGGGTTCCTGCGTTGGTGGAAAAGGGCTGCACTGCTTCGAAAGCAGGGACGAAAGAAGCGTCGATGGCGTGTATTTTGCTGGTTGTGTCGTTCGACAAGAATATTTGCAACTGCATCACTGTGCTAGAGCCGATGTGGTCTAAAAAGCTGCCCAAGCTTTTGACGGCGGCGCTTAGTGTATGTGCGTCGACGATCGAGCAGTATGGGTTTGTGAATGCGTCTCAGCAGGAGAAAATGCAGGTTTTGCAGAGTCTAGTGCAGGTTTTGCCCAAGTTGTGTTCACACGCGGATAAGAACGTCAGAAACGAGTCGATGAAGGTGATCTTGCAGTTGTACACGTGGTTCGACAAGCCCGTGCTCCAAGACTTGTTGTTGGCGAAATTGAAGCCGATCCAGCAGAAGGATCTCGATAAGATGTTCCAGTCGTACGAGGGATCCATTCCGCCGGCCTCGACGCCCTCGCTGTTTGTATGGGCTGCCCCAGTAGTAGCGGTGGGCCAACAGGAAGAGAACGAATTGACTTCGGATAATCACGCCCACCACGGTGTCGATAGCGATGGAGACACAATGATGATGGGCAATAACGTAGCTATAGACCCATACGAAATGTACCCGGTGCAAACGATCTTGGATAAACTACCTAACGGGTTTTACTCGAACCTTTCCTCCGCCAAGTGGAAGGACAGAGTGGAGGCCCTGGAAGAGTTTTACGAGAAGAGTTTGGCGAATGGGAAGTGCAAGAAGTTGTCCGCAAGAGACGAAGATTACTCGGAGTTGGTCCGCAAGTACTGTTCCATAATCACCAGCGATGCAAACCTACAAGCGGTGCAACTTGCCACAAGCAGTATCGATGTGCTCGTTTCAGCATTGAGGTCCGATTTCAACCCGTTCGCTCTCGATACGCTCAACGCGTTGTTGACCAGGTccaaggagaagaaggcaAACGTGGCAGACGTCATTTTTAGCACTTTGCTCAACCTTTCAAACTACTACAAGCTAGAGATGTGTCTCGATTCAATCCTAACGCACATGAAAACAACCAAGGTGCCGCAAGTCAAGATCGTGACCTGTAAGTTTTTGTTCGAGCTGCTCACGAGCTGGAGACCCACCGAGCAGTTGTACAAGACGATGGTGTTTGCGAGTTTGTCGGAGATTTTGAGCTCACTACAGCCCATAGTCAATGACAACCAGCAGGCCACGAGAAACGAGGCCTTCAAGTGTGTTGCTGCGTTGATCAAGATATTCGGGGAAAGAGAGCTGGCTACGTACTTGGAGAAGCTGGACAATCTGAAGCGCAAGAAAATTCTCGAGCTTGTGGACGGTATTGAGGTCAAAGCGAGCGCGTCTAGCAGTGCACAACAGGGGGGACTTAAACCAGCTGCGCTGGTACCGCAAACACGAAGCAAGACGGTGCCATccaccaacagcaacagcaacagcaacagcaacagcaccATCCCCTCGAAACGTCTGGCAACTTCACCGTTGAAACCGCGGGCTGCATCCTCTGTGGGACGCAGCGCCACAGTAGGCGCCGCAGCAAGCGCAACGAAATCGTCACGCTTGACATCGCGGTCGTTGGCCACACCGCAGCTGCCGCGTCTCGACTCACAACCCCGATCTAACGCCTCGGTCGtccagcaacagcaacagcaaccaGAACCTTTTCCGTCGgcctcctcctcctcctcctcttcttctgccgCCTTCCAGTCCAGCATGTCGACCAGAATGTCACATTTGAACGACGAGGTAAACAAGCTAAGACAGGAAAGACAAGATTGGCTCAAGGAACGAAACGAACTTCTCTCGAACCTGAACAACTCCAAACTGCAGATCTCCAAGCTCAGCAAGCAGCTCAATGACGCAGAAATCGCCGTATCAAGTCTCCAAAGGCAATTGCAGGATTCCAAAGTGGAACTCAACGACAAAGACATAAAGATTAGGGAACTGGAAGCGCGTTTGAGTCATGGCGTCATTTCTAATGGAAacgctgctgctgctaccGCTGCCGCTGCGTCACCGCTATCGGCCTCTTCATCCGCCTCTATAAATAGAGGCCGACTCACCTCCACCACTTTGTCCCCGCTAAGATCAAGCACCAAGGCCTTCAACAGTACAAATACTATCActacaaatacaaatactactactactactccTCCACATCGCATGCGTTCTCCAAGCGAAAGCAGCGACGACCTACCAAGAAGAGTCACCTCTCTAAACTTGAACAACCACTTGATGCAGGAAGAATCCTGGAAACGCGCCGCAGAAGTAACGAACCAGCTCAAGGCCCGTATCGAAAGAATGCGCGCCAAGTCCCGTTCGGGCTTCAAAGACGCTCCACCACCAGCCTAG
- the REC107 gene encoding Rec107p — translation MSESETDYGSSPCKTVPDADKQILEWTSRLELETVQLRDTSESLFKIIKENVGELAECRRLFQRQLEKEKEQERQKGLYDGYTLWAVCVAVHANNTGY, via the coding sequence ATGAGCGAAAGCGAGACGGATTACGGGTCTTCTCCTTGCAAAACAGTGCCAGACGCCGACAAACAGATATTGGAATGGACCAGCAGGCTCGAGCTAGAGACTGTGCAGCTTCGAGATACGTCTGAGAGTTTATTCAAGATCATTAAGGAGAATGTGGGCGAGTTGGCTGAGTGTAGAAGGTTGTTTCAGCGgcaattggaaaaagagaaagaacaagagcGGCAAAAAGGTTTGTACGATGGATATACCCTTTGGGCAGTGTGTGTAGCAGTGCATGCGAATAATACGGGATACTAA
- the MVB12 gene encoding ubiquitin-binding ESCRT-I subunit protein MVB12 — MDQYLRKVVLYHSLESSEKWPKARRKLNLGSLQVMPDAGTQELAQVAQICDGLSQELENRRKSEQQFDQWYQETYLASKPKGLLEQLAPKRRA; from the coding sequence ATGGACCAGTACCTACGTAAAGTGGTGTTGTACCACTCATTAGAATCGTCAGAAAAATGGCCAAAGGCAAGAAGGAAGCTGAACCTGGGGAGTTTGCAGGTGATGCCCGATGCAGGGACGCAAGAATTGGCCCAGGTGGCCCAGATTTGCGATGGGTTGAGCCAGGAGCTTGAAAACCGACGCAAGTCTGAACAACAGTTCGACCAATGGTACCAGGAAACGTACTTGGCCTCGAAACCAAAGGGTCTTCTGGAACAGTTGGCACCAAAGAGACGAGCatag
- the PDC1 gene encoding indolepyruvate decarboxylase 1 codes for MSEITLGRYLFERLKQVEVQTIFGLPGDFNLSLLDKIYEVPGMRWAGNANELNAAYAADGYARLKGMACVITTFGVGELSALNGIAGSYAEHVGVLHVVGVPSISSQAKQLLLHHTLGNGDFTVFHRMSSNISETTAMITDINSAPSEIDRCIRTTYISQRPVYLGLPANLVDLKVPASLLETPIDLSLKPNDPEAENEVLETVLELIKDAKNPVILADACCSRHNVKAETKKLIDITQFPAFVTPMGKGSIDEQHPRFGGVYVGTLSSPEVKEAVESADLVLSVGALLSDFNTGSFSYSYKTKNIVEFHSDYIKVRNATFPGVQMKFVLQKLLTKVKDAAKGYKPVPVPHAPRDNKPVADSTPLKQEWVWTQVGKFLQEGDVVLTETGTSAFGINQTHFPNDTYGISQVLWGSIGFTGGATLGAAFAAEEIDPKKRVILFIGDGSLQLTVQEISTMIRWGLKPYLFVLNNDGYTIERLIHGETAQYNCIQSWKHLDLLPTFGAKDYEAVRVATTGEWNKLTTDKKFQENSKIRLIEVMLPVMDAPSNLVKQAQLTASINAKQE; via the coding sequence ATGTCTGAAATTACTCTAGGTCGTTACTTGTTCGAAAGATTAAAGCAAGTCGAGGTCCAAACCATCTTCGGTTTGCCAGGTGACTTCAACTTGTCCCTATTGGACAAGATCTACGAAGTCCCAGGTATGAGATGGGCTGGTAACGCTAACGAATTGAACGCTGCTTACGCTGCTGATGGTTACGCCAGATTAAAGGGTATGGCCTGTGTCATCACCACCTTCGGTGTTGGTGAATTGTCTGCCTTGAACGGTATTGCCGGTTCTTACGCTGAACACGTTGGTGTTTTGCACGTTGTTGGTGTTCCATCCATCTCTTCCCAAGCTAAGCAATTGTTGTTGCACCACACCTTGGGTAACGGTGACTTCACTGTTTTCCACAGAATGTCTTCCAACATTTCTGAAACCACTGCTATGATCACTGACATCAACAGTGCTCCATCTGAAATCGACAGATGTATCAGAACCACCTACATCTCTCAAAGACCAGTTTACTTGGGTTTGCCAGCTAACTTGGTTGACCTGAAGGTTCCAGCTTCTCTATTGGAAACCCCAATTGACTTGAGCTTGAAGCCAAACGACCCAGAAGCTGAAAACGAAGTTCTAGAAACCGTTTTGGAATTGATCAAGGACGCCAAGAACCCAGTTATCTTGGCCGATGCTTGTTGTTCCAGACACAACGTTAAGGCTGAaaccaagaagttgattgaCATCACTCAATTCCCAGCCTTCGTTACCCCAATGGGTAAGGGTTCCATTGACGAACAACACCCAAGATTCGGTGGTGTCTACGTCGGTACCTTGTCTTCTCCAGAAGTTAAGGAAGCTGTTGAATCCGCTGACTTGGTTCTATCTGTCGGTGCTCTATTGTCCGATTTCAACACCGGTTCTTTCTCTTACTCTTACAAGACCAAGAACATTGTCGAATTCCACTCCGACTACATCAAGGTCAGAAACGCCACTTTCCCAGGTGTCCAAATGAAGTTCGTCTTGCAAAAGTTGTTGACCAAGGTCAAGGATGCTGCTAAGGGTTACAAGCCAGTTCCAGTTCCTCACGCTCCAAGAGACAACAAGCCAGTTGCTGACTCTACTCCATTGAAGCAAGAATGGGTCTGGACTCAAGTCGGTAAGTTCCTACAAGAAGGTGATGTTGTTCTAACTGAAACCGGTACCTCCGCTTTCGGTATCAACCAAACCCACTTCCCAAATGACACCTACGGTATCTCCCAAGTCTTGTGGGGTTCCATTGGTTTCACCGGTGGTGCTACTCTAGGTGCTGCTTTCGCTGCTGAAGAAATCgatccaaagaagagagtTATCTTGTTCATTGGTGACGGTTCTTTGCAATTGACTGTCCAAGAAATCTCCACCATGATCAGATGGGGTTTGAAGCCATACTTGTTCGTCTTGAACAACGATGGTTACACCATTGAAAGATTGATTCACGGTGAAACCGCTCAATACAACTGTATCCAATCTTGGAAGCACTTGGACCTATTGCCAACCTTCGGTGCCAAGGACTACGAAGCCGTCAGAGTCGCCACCACTGGTGAATGGAACAAGTTGACCACTGACAAGAAGTTCCAAGAAAACTCTAAGATCAGATTGATCGAAGTCATGTTGCCAGTCATGGATGCTCCATCCAACTTGGTCAAGCAAGCTCAATTGACTGCTTCCATCAACGCCAAGCAAGAATAG
- the MDE1 gene encoding methylthioribulose 1-phosphate dehydratase MDE1, translated as MSDPRDTICSLCRLAYANNWMPGTGGGIGICDGHTAYISPSGIEKELTTKDQIVAYDMNNDTYECGAGGLRPSACTPLFLELFRRQDVDIGCVIHTHSLNAVLCSMMYDAEFSISNMEQIKALPSGEGRNLRNVETLRIPIIENAPEEQDLMPELKRIISEYPAACAVLVRRHGLFVWGATAKKAKIYVESIDYLMEAAVKMRGLAL; from the coding sequence ATGAGCGACCCTAGAGACACCATATGCTCCCTCTGCAGACTTGCGTATGCGAATAACTGGATGCCCGGCACTGGCGGTGGGATTGGGATCTGTGACGGCCACACCGCATACATCTCCCCCAGTGGCATCGAGAAAGAACTCACTACCAAAGATCAAATAGTTGCTTACGATATGAATAACGATACATACGAGTGTGGGGCCGGTGGATTGCGGCCATCGGCATGCACGCCGTTGTTCCTAGAGTTGTTTCGTCGCCAAGATGTGGATATCGGGTGCGTAATTCACACGCATTCGTTGAATGCAGTCTTGTGTTCCATGATGTACGATGCCGAGTTTTCGATCAGCAATATGGAGCAGATCAAGGCGTTGCCCAGCGGGGAAGGTCGCAACCTGCGCAACGTCGAAACCCTGCGAATCCCAATCATCGAGAATGCGCCCGAAGAACAGGACTTGATGCCCGAATTGAAGCGCATTATCTCAGAGTATCCAGCTGCGTGTGCCGTGCTCGTGAGACGGCACGGCTTGTTCGTGTGGGGCGCCACGGCGAAGAAAGCCAAGATATACGTCGAGTCCATTGACTACTTGATGGAAGCCGCAGTTAAGATGCGTGGGCTCGCGTTGTGA
- the TRX2 gene encoding thioredoxin TRX2 gives MVAQVSSAADFEKALSDDKLVVVDFFATWCGPCKMIAPMIEKFATEYAGKATFYKVDVDEVPDVAKNNDISAMPTLVFFKGGKEVARVLGANLAAIKQNIASNI, from the coding sequence ATGGTTGCTCAAGTTTCTTCCGCTGCTGATTTCGAAAAGGCTCTATCCGACGACAAGTTGGTCGTTGTCGACTTCTTTGCTACCTGGTGTGGTCCATGCAAGATGATTGCTCCAATGATCGAAAAGTTCGCTACTGAATATGCCGGTAAGGCCACTTTCTACAAGGTTGATGTTGACGAAGTGCCAGATGTCGCCAAGAACAACGATATTTCTGCCATGCCAACTTTGGTGTTCTTCAAGGGTGGCAAGGAGGTTGCCAGAGTGCTAGGTGCCAACTTGGCTGCCATCAAGCAAAACATCGCCTCCAACATCTAA